A window of Fragaria vesca subsp. vesca linkage group LG7, FraVesHawaii_1.0, whole genome shotgun sequence contains these coding sequences:
- the LOC101305207 gene encoding DELLA protein RGL1-like, whose translation MEDFNAWLSFPIHENLNHDLAIRRFCPARLEQEQGGGEWEEILNEIEFCSPSYDSTTTPCLPASEVDEFVDSIINMDHCKDVNDDYHQSLEKQQSSFDYFQDGMQTFSMEDDLYGDVMMMMEGDDQMEMCGTVEDFGVVDDQTSMVPSIEEVSHGVDQGLHLVHMLLACAEAVGCRDTRLAESLLTQIWASVSPFGDSLQRVSYCFAMGLKSRLSLLQNVNLNGTFNNDTMDVSMIAREEKLEAFQLLYQTTPYIAFGFMVANEAICQAAQGKESLHIIDLGMEHTLQWPSLLRTLASRPEGPPKKLRITGLVEDDNVFELEAGMRVLVEEASSLGIPMEFNMISEPVKPSLLTKENLDLREGEALCVNSIMHLHRYVRESRGSLKAILQALKKLSPSVLTLVEQDANHNGPFFLGRFLESLHFYSAIFDSLEVSLPRNSPQRTKIERLHFADEIRNIVAFEGLNRVERHERADQWRRQLGRAGFQVMGLKCTSQARMMLSVYGCDGYSLASEKGCLLLGWKGRPIMLAAAWQVNNASSS comes from the coding sequence ATGGAGGACTTCAATGCTTGGCTCTCCTTCCCAATCCATGAGAATCTCAACCATGATCTCGCTATTCGAAGGTTCTGTCCAGCAAGACTTGAGCAAGAACAAGGTGGAGGAGAGTGGGAGGAGATACTAAATGAGATTGAGTTTTGTTCACCCTCTTATGATTCAACCACCACTCCTTGCTTGCCTGCTTCTGAAGTTGATGAGTTTGTTGACAGCATCATCAACATGGATCACTGCAAGGATGTCAACGACGATTATCATCAATCCCTGGAGAAACAACAAAGTAGTTTTGATTACTTCCAAGATGGCATGCAGACATTTTCAATGGAGGATGATTTGTATGGAGATGTCATGATGATGATGGAAGGAGATGATCAGATGGAGATGTGTGGCACAGTTGAGGATTTTGGAGTTGTAGATGATCAAACTAGTATGGTGCCTAGTATTGAAGAGGTAAGCCATGGTGTGGACCAAGGGCTTCACTTGGTGCACATGTTACTGGCTTGTGCTGAAGCTGTGGGGTGCAGGGACACAAGGCTTGCAGAATCATTGCTCACCCAAATCTGGGCTTCGGTTAGTCCTTTCGGCGATTCCTTGCAGAGAGTATCATACTGCTTCGCAATGGGGTTGAAGTCAAGGCTCTCTCTTCTTCAAAATGTGAATTTAAATGGTACATTCAACAATGACACTATGGATGTGTCGATGATCGCTAGGGAGGAGAAACTGGAGGCTTTTCAACTCCTTTACCAGACAACTCCCTACATAGCTTTCGGATTCATGGTTGCAAATGAAGCTATATGTCAAGCAGCGCAAGGGAAGGAGAGCTTGCATATCATTGATTTGGGAATGGAGCACACTCTTCAATGGCCATCCTTGTTAAGAACCCTTGCATCAAGACCCGAAGGCCCGCCTAAGAAACTCCGAATCACAGGACTTGTTGAAGATGATAATGTCTTCGAGCTTGAAGCTGGGATGAGAGTTCTGGTGGAGGAAGCTAGCTCACTTGGGATACCAATGGAATTCAACATGATCTCGGAGCCGGTAAAACCATCACTTCTAACTAAAGAGAATCTAGACTTGAGAGAAGGGGAAGCATTATGTGTCAATAGCATAATGCACCTACATAGGTATGTCAGAGAGAGTAGAGGGTCTTTGAAGGCAATCCTCCAAGCATTGAAGAAACTAAGTCCTAGTGTGCTTACATTAGTAGAACAAGATGCAAACCACAACGGGCCATTTTTTCTTGGAAGATTCCTCGAGTCTCTTCACTTTTATTCTGCAATTTTCGACTCACTTGAGGTGAGTCTGCCTCGAAACAGCCCTCAGAGGACGAAGATAGAGAGACTTCACTTTGCAGATGAAATTAGGAACATTGTTGCCTTTGAGGGATTAAATAGGGTTGAGAGGCATGAAAGGGCAGACCAATGGAGAAGGCAACTAGGCAGAGCTGGGTTTCAAGTTATGGGATTGAAATGTACAAGTCAAGCTAGGATGATGCTATCTGTTTATGGCTGTGATGGGTACAGTTTGGCTAGTGAGAAGGGTTGTCTCCTCCTTGGGTGGAAGGGAAGACCCATAATGTTGGCAGCTGCATGGCAAGTGAACAATGCCTCTTCCTCTTAG